Proteins encoded within one genomic window of Setaria italica strain Yugu1 chromosome IV, Setaria_italica_v2.0, whole genome shotgun sequence:
- the LOC101756622 gene encoding U3 small nucleolar RNA-associated protein 21 homolog, which yields MGIFEPFRAIGYITAGGVPFSVQRLGSETFVTVSVGKAFHVYNCAKLNLVLAGPQLPKKIRTLASYKDYTFAAYGSDIAVFKRTDQVVTWSKHEEKVNMLYLFGEYVLSADAKGNIFIWAFKGAEPNSEPVGSISLGDKFTPTCIMHPDTYLNKVIVGSEEGPLQLWNISTKKKLYDFKGWESPVRCCVSSPALDVVAVGCSDGTVHVHNIRYDEELMSFNHQIRGAVTALSFRTDGQPLLASGGSSGVISIWNLEKRRLHSVIREAHDQSIVSLHFFANEPILMSSAADNSIKMWIFDNNDGGARLLRFRSGHSAPPRCIRFYGNGKCILSAGQDRAFRLFSVVQDQQSRELSQRHVTKRAKKLRVKEEEIKLKPVITFDCAEIRARDWCNVVTCHMDTPRAYVWRLQNFVIGEHILTPSSGTETPIKACVISACGNFTILGTEGGWIEKFNLQSGISRGSYIDTSLAMQCAHDGEVVGLACDATNGSLITAGYHGDIKVWDFKTCKLKSRLDVGKSVTKIAYHRANGILATVVDDMVLVLFDTVAMKMVRRFEGHTDRITDLCFSEDGKWLISSSMDGTLRIWDISLARQIDAMHVDVSITSLSMSPNMDVLATTHVDQNGVYLWVNQSLFSTSTNIENYASGKHVRNVCLPAVSSTERSEEEQAHNSGDSNQSNVKPFVIMDDQIPNMITLSLLPRSQWQSLTNLDIIKVRNKPIEPPKKPEKAPFFLPSVPSLSGEILFEPPASSKETNSSTTENTNQKKMAELSSQFSQLLQSCGETKNYSAFTDYMKGLSPSSLDMELRLLQIIDDEESEDLEQRPELQSILSLLDYFIHELSCRNNFEFVQAVLKLFLKIHGETIRRHSILQSKVKKLLEVQSLVWQKIDKMFQSARCMVTFLSNSQF from the exons ATGGGGATCTTCGAGCCGTTCCGGGCGATCGGGTATATCACGGCGGGCGGCGTGCCCTTCTCCGTGCAGCGCCTCGGCAGCGAGACCTTCGTCACCGTCAGCGTCGGCAAGGCCTTCCACGTCTACAAC TGTGCTAAGCTGAATTTGGTTCTAGCTG GACCCCAACTGCCCAAGAAGATCCGGACTCTTGCATCCTACAAGGATTATACATTTGCTGCATATGGAAGTGATATTGCAGTTTTCAAAAGGACTGATCAG GTTGTTACTTGGAGTAAACATGAAGAGAAGGTCAACATGCTATACCTGTTTGGAGAATATGTTCTGAGTGCAGATGCTAAAGGTAATATATTCATCTGGGCCTTCAAAGGAGCAGAACCAAACAGTGAGCCAGTTGGAAGCATATCATTGGGAGACAAGTTTACTCCAACCTGTATCATGCATCCTGATACTTATCTAAATAAG GTAATTGTTGGTAGTGAAGAAGGCCCCTTGCAGCTGTGGAATATCAGCACAAAGAAAAAATTGTATGATTTCAAGGGTTGGGAGTCACCAGTTCGTTGTTGTGTTTCCTCACCTGCTTTAGATGTAGTTGCTGTTGGATGTTCTGATGGGACAGTTCATGTTCATAATATACGATATGATGAAGAATTAATGTCTTTCAACCATCAGATTCGTGGTGCTGTGACTGCACTGTCATTTCGAACAG ATGGGCAACCCCTTCTAGCCTCTGGAGGCTCTTCTGGCGTTATTAGCATATGGAATCTTGAGAAGAGACGGCTGCATTCTGTGATTAGGGAGGCCCATGATCAATCTATAGTTTCGCTTCATTTTTTTGCCAATGAACCTATTCTGATGAGCTCAGCTGCTGATAATTCAATTAAA ATGTGGATATTTGACAATAATGATGGAGGTGCTCGTCTGTTACGGTTTCGAAGTGGTCACAGTGCTCCACCTAGATGCATAAG ATTCTATGGCAATGGGAAATGCATCTTATCTGCTGGTCAAGATCGTGCCTTTCGTCTTTTCTCAGTTGTCCAG GATCAACAAAGTAGAGAACTTTCTCAGCGGCATGTCACAAAAAGAGCAAAGAAGCTTAGAGTAAAG GAGGAAGAGATCAAGCTAAAACCAGTCATTACATTTGACTGTG CTGAGATACGTGCACGTGATTGGTGTAATGTTGTTACGTGCCACATGGATACTCCACGGGCATATGTATGGCGTCTTCAGAACTTTGTTATTGGTGAACATATTCTAACACCATCATCAGGCACTGAGACACCGATCAAG GCCTGTGTGATTAGTGCTTGCGGTAATTTTACTATCTTGGGCACTGAAGGTGGTTGGATCGAAAAATTTAACCTTCAATCAGGGATTAGTCGTGGTAGTTACATCGACACTTCATTGGCAATGCAATGTGCGCATGATGGAGAAGTTGTTGGTTTAGCTTGCGATGCTACAAATGGCTCCCTGATTACTGCTGGATACCATGGTGATATTAAG GTGTGGGATTTTAAAACTTGCAAGCTAAAATCTAGATTGGATGTTGGTAAATCTGTAACTAAGATTGCATACCACCGGGCAAATG GTATTCTTGCAACCGTAGTAGATGATATGGTACTAGTATTGTTTGATACGGTGGCCATGAAAATGGTTCGTAGATTTGAAGGACATACAGACCGTATCACTGATCTGTGCTTCAGTGAAGATGGAAAATGGCTCATCTCATCTAGTATGGATGGGACTCTTAGGATATGGGACATCAGTTTAGCGAGACAGATAGATGCGATGCATGTTGATGTATCTATAACATCTCTGTCTATGTCGCCTAATATGGACGTGTTGGCTACCACTCATGTTGATCAAAATGGCGTCTACCTCTG GGTTAATCAATCTTTGTTCTCGACCTCAACAAATATTGAAAATTATGCAAGTGGTAAACATGTCCGGAATGTTTGTTTGCCAGCTGTTTCATCAACGGAAAGATCTGAGGAAGAACAAGCTCATAATTCAGGGGACTCAAATCAGTCTAATGTTAAAccttttgtcataatggatgatcAAATACCAAATATGATCACCCTTTCCTTGCTTCCAAGGAGCCAATGGCAAAGTTTGACAAATCTTGATATTATAAAG GTTCGGAATAAACCAATAGAGCCGCCTAAGAAACCTGAGAAGGCACCTTTCTTCTTACCCTCTGTTCCATCCCTTTCTGGGGAGATATTGTTTGAGCCCCCTGCCAGCAGTAAAGAAACTAACAGCAGTACCACTGAGAACACAAACCAGAAGAAGATGGCTGAACTCTCCTCTCAATTCAGTCAGCTTTTACAATCATGTGGAGAAACAAAGAACT ATTCGGCTTTCACTGACTACATGAAAGGCCTGTCACCTTCGTCTTTAGATATGGAACTACGACTGCTACAGATAATAGATGATGAAGAGTCAGAAGATCTGGAGCAGAGACCTGAGCTTCAGTCTATTTTGTCACTATTGGATTATTTCATTCATGAGCTTTCCTGCAGGAATAACTTTGAGTTTGTCCAGGCTGTTCTGAAATTATTTTTGAAG ATACATGGTGAAACAATACGGCGGCACTCAATTCTTCAGAGCAAAGTAAAGAAGCTCCTTGAGGTCCAGAGCTTAGTTTGGCAGAAGATCGACAAGATGTTTCAGAGTGCACGATGCATGGTTACATTCCTCAGCAACTCACAGTTTTAG
- the LOC101755822 gene encoding protein OS-9 homolog — protein sequence MPSPMGFAGRVSALLLLLFAGAVASDQIFTASGVPFGRSSREPRFRVEFHPVDSPYQPENGQESEPMANHEGKHYMCFLPVEETKTMKSILPQNATNVIIESDRRIKPKEPDELLEPLKDQCLYRHEGWWSYEFCYHGKIRQVHVEGDKVIQEYVLGEYDNDATTAYHENNTSEFADDDHRVKDISKRYHVHLYTNGTVCDLTEIPRETEVRFVCSEPTVLISSIKEISSCKYVVTIQSPMLCKNPLFHQEKRTLSIHCNELPAEEEPRVTVEDDLLPKEAPISIIPDQDELHDFTAYAT from the exons ATGCCGTCTCCGATGGGCTTCGCCGGCCGGGTGTccgcgctgctcctcctcctgttcGCCGGTGCGGTCGCCTCCGACCAGATCTTCACCGCCTCAG GTGTCCCATTTGGGCGGAGTTCGCGTGAGCCGAGGTTCCGCGTCGAGTTCCATCCAGTTGATTCTCCCTACCAACCG GAAAATGGCCAGGAATCGGAGCCAATGGCTAACCATGAGGGGAAACATTATATGTGCTTTCTACCAGTTGAGGAAACTAAAACCATGAAGTCAATCCTCCCACAAAATGCAACTAATGTTATAATAGAAAGTGACAGGAGAATTAAGCCAAAGGAGCCAGATGAGCTGCTTGAGCCTCTCAAGGATCAGTGTCTCTACAGG CACGAAGGTTGGTGGTCGTATGAGTTCTGTTATCATGGGAAAATCCGACAGGTTCATGTAGAAGGCGACAAG GTTATTCAAGAATATGTTCTAGGTGAATACGACAATGATGCAACTACTGCTTACCATGAAAATAACACCTCTGAATTCGCTGACGATGACCATCGCGTGAAAGATATTTCTAAGAG ATATCATGTCCACTTGTACACAAATGGGACTGTATGTGACCTCACAGAGATACCCCGGGAGACTGag GTtagatttgtctgctcggaACCTACTGTCCTGATCAGCTCAATCAAGGAGATCTCTTCCTGCAAATATGTTGTAACAATTCAAAGCCCGATGCTTTGCAAAAACCC GTTGTTCCATCAAGAAAAACGCACCCTTTCCATCCACTGCAACGAGTTGCCTGCTGAAGAAGAACCCAGGGTCACTGTGGAGGACGACTTGCTTCCAAAAGAAGCGCCGATCTCAATCATTCCCGATCAGGATGAACTACATGATTTCACAGCTTATGCTACTTGA
- the LOC101756223 gene encoding amino acid transporter AVT6E, with protein MSTNYSALPLTSPSIELQSNGAKSGAAANGAVLNGHAKISKQDSFLGELEDGGGGGGGEHDELPLIGDGPAGPPEGSSVTAAVFNLATSIIGAGIMALPATMKVLGVAVGLVSILVMGVLSEITIELLVRFSAYCRALSYGEVVHRALGRPASIVAQMCVIINNAGVLVVYLIIIGDVMSGSLKHIGVMDQLIGHGEWDNRKLLILVVLVIFLAPLCALEKIDSLSLSSAASVALAVVFVVVSCIIALIKIAEGKISMPRMGPDFSSREAMLDLLVVIPIMTNAYICHFNVQPIYNELKEKTPQNMYKVGRISTVLCVVVYALTALSGYLLFGDDTESDVLTNFDKDLGIRFSSVLNYIVRIGYVVHLVLVFPVVHFSLRQTVDSLIFGELATPSRKKTLTLTVVLLALIYLGSTMIPNIWMAFKFTGATTGLALGFMFPALVALRLDKEGSRLGHGERLLSLGLLGLSIVVSVIGVVGNVYTLKSKSD; from the coding sequence ATGAGCACGAATTACTCGGCGCTCCCATTGACCTCCCCTTCCATCGAGCTCCAATCCAACGGGGCTAAatcgggcgccgccgccaatgGCGCCGTCCTCAACGGCCACGCCAAGATCTCCAAGCAAGATTCATTCTTGGGCGAgctcgaggacggcggcggcggcggtggcggggagcaTGACGAGCTGCCGCTCATTGGCGACGGCCCCGCCGGGCCGCCGGAGGGGTCTAGTGTGACCGCCGCGGTGTTCAACCTCGCGACCTCCATCATCGGGGCCGGCATTATGGCGCTCCCGGCCACCATGAAGGTgctcggcgtcgccgtcgggcTCGTCTCGATCCTGGTCATGGGGGTCCTCTCCGAGATCACCATCGAGCTGCTCGTGAGGTTCTCGGCGTACTGCCGTGCACTGTCGTACGGCGAGGTCGTGCACAGGGCGCTAGGCCGGCCAGCAAGCATCGTAGCGCAGATGTGTGTCATCATCAACAACGCCGGAGTCCTAGTGGTGTACCTGATCATCATTGGAGACGTGATGTCCGGGTCGCTGAAGCACATCGGCGTCATGGATCAGTTGATTGGCCATGGCGAGTGGGATAACCGGAAGCTGCTGATCTTGGTGGTTCTTGTGATCTTCCTTGCGCCATTGTGCGCACTTGAGAAGATTGACTCGCTGAGTTTGTCATCTGCCGCATCAGTTGCCCTTGCTGTCGTGTTTGTGGTTGTGTCTTGCATCATTGCTTTGATCAAGATCGCCGAGGGCAAGATCAGTATGCCCAGGATGGGGCCAGATTTCAGCTCACGAGAGGCGATGCTTGACTTGCTTGTCGTGATACCCATCATGACGAATGCCTACATCTGCCATTTCAATGTCCAGCCAATCTACAATGAGCTCAAGGAGAAGACACCCCAGAACATGTACAAGGTTGGGAGGATCAGTACAGTGCTATGTGTTGTGGTCTATGCCCTGACTGCTCTCTCTGGCTACCTCTTGTTTGGCGACGATACAGAGTCCGACGTTCTCACCAACTTTGACAAGGATCTTGGGATTCGATTCAGCTCGGTCCTCAACTACATTGTCAGGATTGGTTATGTCGTCCACCTTGTCCTTGTGTTCCCTGTTGTCCACTTCTCGCTAAGACAGACTGTGGACTCGCTGATATTTGGGGAGTTGGCAACCCCTAGCAGGAAGAAGACGCTCACATTGACAGTGGTGCTACTGGCGCTCATCTACCTTGGCTCAACGATGATACCCAACATCTGGATGGCCTTCAAGTTCACTGGTGCGACAACAGGGTTGGCATTGGGGTTCATGTTCCCAGCCCTGGTGGCATTGAGGCTGGACAAGGAAGGGAGTCGCTTGGGGCATGGAGAGAGGCTCCTGTCACTTGGGTTGCTGGGGCTGTCCATAGTTGTCAGCGTCATTGGAGTTGTCGGAAATGTATACACCCTGAAGAGTAAGTCTGATTGA